The following are encoded in a window of Brevibacillus ruminantium genomic DNA:
- a CDS encoding recombinase family protein, which translates to MKNLSDVKILAVDVDAQDNEQDMKRAVGYIRVSTSDQAEFGVSLEFQVDSIKQHCLNNNFDLIEICKDEGVSGFNKGMYDRVGSAKLIDYITSDKIDYVIVTKNDRLGRDHVEKLLLRKLMKKHSVKAICLFQQGIGEDETPEQILMTGMFDLLDEFYSQNLSRDAKKFGQKKADLGEYTGGKVPFGYRVDNQTKKYIVFEPEAKIVRLIFNMYLKGNGTQKINKYLQENHPVPGKTWSHSTVREMLLNPNYTGDFVWNRNEGKRVKKKFKDKKDWAIKPDNHEVIIPKEIFQQVEKLRGERNRNSNKDGNKNPNINHSRTSAELLAGLIRCGCCGNHYGKHNVTSKRTGKTNLYYKCSGKIRHSSVYCKQRGLNLKKMDALIIDTLAPVLTKDMMLQILNDNWKKCIEELKQEMERPENLSKQIQKCERNILKYRALIDEEDDFDLIREHNKKIKELTQEIKNLNKELEASDYKNFTLEFDTMYPLAGELEFDIRFFKTLDKPTLKEFLGTLIKQITVRDLNNRETEIEIQLQISSRTLKTVIDIQKVKPKLIAEGENMFFVEDNEGDTELVIKSQRNQFTNDFFLTNVMSFDCSAPPPP; encoded by the coding sequence ATGAAAAATTTATCTGATGTGAAAATTCTTGCTGTGGATGTAGATGCTCAAGATAACGAACAAGACATGAAAAGAGCAGTAGGATATATTCGCGTATCAACTTCAGATCAAGCGGAATTTGGAGTGTCTTTGGAATTTCAAGTGGACAGTATAAAGCAGCATTGCTTAAATAATAATTTTGATTTAATTGAGATATGCAAAGATGAGGGAGTTAGTGGGTTCAACAAAGGTATGTATGATCGAGTCGGTTCCGCTAAGTTAATTGATTATATCACTAGTGATAAAATTGATTATGTCATAGTAACAAAGAACGACCGACTAGGAAGAGATCATGTGGAGAAACTCCTTTTGAGAAAACTAATGAAAAAGCATTCTGTAAAGGCCATTTGTTTATTTCAACAGGGAATTGGGGAAGATGAAACTCCAGAGCAAATTTTAATGACAGGAATGTTTGATTTACTTGATGAGTTTTATTCTCAAAATCTTTCTAGGGATGCCAAAAAATTCGGTCAAAAAAAGGCCGATCTTGGGGAATACACGGGTGGTAAAGTCCCGTTTGGATATCGAGTAGATAATCAAACAAAAAAATACATTGTGTTTGAACCGGAAGCAAAAATAGTCAGGTTAATTTTTAATATGTATTTAAAAGGGAACGGAACACAGAAAATCAATAAGTATCTTCAAGAGAATCATCCGGTACCCGGTAAAACTTGGTCCCATTCTACTGTCCGTGAAATGTTACTAAACCCCAATTATACTGGGGACTTTGTTTGGAATCGAAATGAAGGGAAAAGGGTTAAGAAGAAGTTTAAAGATAAAAAGGATTGGGCTATAAAACCAGATAATCATGAAGTTATTATTCCAAAGGAGATCTTCCAGCAGGTAGAAAAATTGAGGGGAGAAAGGAATAGGAATAGTAACAAAGATGGAAACAAAAACCCTAACATCAACCACAGTCGTACTAGTGCAGAATTACTGGCAGGGCTGATTAGGTGTGGATGCTGTGGAAATCATTATGGGAAGCATAATGTTACTAGTAAAAGGACTGGAAAAACTAACTTATACTATAAATGTTCAGGGAAAATACGACATAGTTCTGTTTATTGTAAGCAAAGGGGGCTAAATCTGAAAAAGATGGATGCTCTGATTATTGACACGCTTGCACCAGTATTAACAAAAGACATGATGTTACAAATATTAAACGATAATTGGAAGAAGTGTATTGAAGAACTGAAACAAGAAATGGAACGTCCAGAAAATCTATCGAAGCAAATTCAAAAATGTGAAAGGAACATTTTAAAGTACCGCGCGCTTATTGATGAAGAGGATGACTTTGATTTAATAAGGGAACATAACAAGAAAATCAAGGAATTGACACAAGAAATAAAAAATCTGAACAAAGAACTTGAAGCGAGCGATTACAAAAACTTTACCCTTGAATTCGATACGATGTATCCTTTGGCCGGAGAGTTAGAGTTTGATATTAGATTCTTTAAAACATTAGATAAACCAACTCTAAAAGAATTTCTTGGAACACTCATTAAACAAATTACGGTAAGGGATCTAAATAATAGAGAAACTGAAATCGAAATTCAACTTCAAATAAGTTCGCGCACATTAAAAACTGTCATAGATATTCAAAAAGTAAAACCTAAATTAATTGCTGAAGGAGAAAATATGTTTTTCGTTGAAGATAATGAAGGAGATACGGAGTTGGTAATTAAAAGTCAAAGAAATCAATTTACAAACGATTTTTTTTTGACTAATGTTATGTCATTTGATTGTAGCGCCCCACCTCCACCATAA
- a CDS encoding DUF3825 domain-containing protein encodes MTVSNLYEWAICKGQNRKLRQLSLLALEEDWSGGTKPAQDVDSEFFVLWKYIHHTFRYLIRKESHKIFENSDYGCFNTGLEARIGYEEIFALFRKNKDGRLELIGFFEESNNILDPVRGNLPEPANYLLDPADFIFDTNKPMTYKVKHIFERQHRLPKVIETIPPQYREDIIENRLRRAHKRVKRNYKLAIPQYSPRLDEIQLLIPICIEDENIADCALAVTKVNNTYKGKTILTMAMAYNNARLITKPDPAWLKPSKDIDDVEDEEDEEGIIITPEHVGE; translated from the coding sequence ATGACTGTTTCTAATCTGTATGAATGGGCAATATGTAAAGGTCAAAATAGGAAATTAAGACAGTTATCTCTTCTAGCACTTGAAGAGGACTGGAGCGGCGGAACAAAACCGGCTCAAGACGTTGATTCTGAATTCTTCGTCTTGTGGAAATATATACACCACACTTTTCGCTATTTAATAAGAAAAGAATCGCATAAAATCTTTGAAAATAGTGATTATGGCTGCTTTAATACTGGACTTGAGGCACGAATTGGGTACGAGGAGATATTTGCACTTTTTCGGAAGAACAAAGACGGGAGGTTAGAGTTAATCGGATTTTTTGAAGAGTCTAACAATATTCTTGACCCAGTACGAGGTAATTTACCTGAGCCAGCAAATTACCTACTTGATCCTGCAGACTTTATTTTTGATACAAATAAGCCTATGACCTATAAAGTTAAACACATATTTGAACGGCAGCACCGCCTACCAAAGGTAATTGAAACTATACCTCCACAATACAGGGAAGATATAATTGAAAATCGTTTACGTCGGGCTCATAAAAGAGTAAAAAGGAATTATAAACTGGCCATACCTCAGTACTCTCCGCGCTTGGATGAAATCCAATTGCTTATTCCAATCTGTATAGAAGATGAAAATATTGCAGATTGTGCTTTAGCCGTAACTAAGGTCAATAATACCTACAAAGGTAAGACGATACTTACGATGGCTATGGCATACAACAATGCAAGGCTAATTACTAAACCTGACCCTGCATGGCTAAAACCTTCAAAAGATATAGATGATGTAGAAGATGAAGAGGATGAAGAGGGAATCATTATTACCCCGGAGCATGTAGGAGAATAA
- a CDS encoding Rad52/Rad22 family DNA repair protein, with product MNLELLTKQFPREQIKSRQGKKGMTYYYVPATSVIERLNQALNFNWSFTVVKEYIFENEVVVLGELKIGNEIVKQAFGNSPINGSIGDALKSATSDSIRKNAAALNVPAIFHTPSNTAEQQGNNQQSSPQFPQQQQQTDNPYRCSECNAGITKQIHDYSFRTFNKVLCMKHQQEARKQAR from the coding sequence ATGAACTTGGAATTGTTAACAAAGCAATTCCCCAGAGAACAGATTAAATCACGGCAAGGCAAAAAAGGAATGACATATTACTATGTGCCGGCCACCAGCGTGATTGAACGGCTAAATCAAGCATTAAACTTTAATTGGAGTTTCACAGTTGTTAAAGAGTACATTTTTGAAAATGAAGTTGTTGTGTTGGGTGAATTGAAGATTGGGAATGAAATTGTGAAACAAGCGTTCGGTAATTCGCCGATCAACGGCTCCATCGGGGATGCACTAAAGTCAGCAACTAGTGATTCCATTCGTAAGAATGCCGCCGCGTTAAATGTTCCGGCTATCTTTCACACTCCGTCAAACACAGCAGAGCAACAAGGGAATAATCAACAGAGTTCTCCACAATTTCCACAGCAGCAACAACAGACTGACAATCCGTATAGATGTTCAGAATGCAATGCTGGTATCACAAAACAAATACATGATTATAGTTTTCGTACTTTCAACAAAGTGCTGTGTATGAAGCACCAGCAAGAAGCGCGAAAACAAGCACGTTAG
- a CDS encoding nuclease-related domain-containing protein, which produces MANVIHSKNSLSIQLKQQIVKQIFFLLGFPVLIFIGLILLKVLFGNQTLFLFGVFAGIFIWGILNAKQYTKIKIIYAGLQGEKNTNRLLGSLPESYAVLSDITIEVEGKRSQIDHIVVGPTGVYVIETKNLNGSIVGSESDHQLVQHKIGRRGGEYSKSFYNPVKQVGTHVYRLATYLKKYSLDTWVQGIVYFSNPDAEVNVNSEKIPVFCFEEGPNQIIRYVMDQEAETLSVEKTKRIVDLLSKLTL; this is translated from the coding sequence ATGGCCAATGTCATTCATTCTAAAAACAGTCTTAGTATTCAACTAAAGCAACAAATAGTAAAACAAATCTTTTTCTTATTGGGATTTCCTGTGCTTATATTTATCGGTCTTATCCTATTAAAAGTTTTATTTGGTAATCAGACTCTTTTTTTATTTGGTGTTTTCGCAGGTATCTTTATTTGGGGGATACTAAATGCCAAACAGTACACAAAGATAAAAATTATATATGCAGGTCTTCAGGGAGAAAAGAATACAAATAGATTGTTAGGGTCTCTTCCAGAATCTTATGCCGTGTTATCTGATATAACAATTGAAGTAGAGGGGAAACGTAGTCAAATTGACCATATCGTAGTAGGACCAACAGGCGTCTACGTAATCGAAACGAAAAACCTCAACGGTTCAATTGTTGGAAGTGAAAGTGATCATCAGTTGGTTCAACATAAAATCGGACGTCGTGGAGGCGAATACAGCAAATCATTTTATAATCCAGTAAAACAAGTGGGAACTCATGTGTATCGATTGGCAACTTATTTAAAAAAATATTCATTAGATACATGGGTGCAAGGAATTGTTTACTTTTCAAATCCTGATGCCGAAGTTAACGTGAATAGCGAAAAAATACCGGTATTTTGTTTTGAAGAAGGTCCAAATCAGATTATCCGATATGTCATGGATCAAGAAGCAGAAACTTTGTCTGTTGAAAAGACGAAGAGAATAGTAGATCTATTATCTAAATTGACACTTTAG
- a CDS encoding copper amine oxidase N-terminal domain-containing protein yields the protein MKKTIGIILICLLISNLPNTSLSAEKEQITIVLDGEALKLDVNPILEKGSILVPIREIFQRMGARVSFDPSTQKIVIEQSDSKIELWIGNNNAYVNQKLFNLDVPPSIVNGRTLVPLRFIIECLGYHIEWNQTNKTVNISTNGSLTQALNSAQAVNSVPSNVLLSIIHQKPNPYWTWTKVDQDYLQNFGTNLTENQKDILLKEMLVIQDEVEKWETHYTKVKGMKFYPSYTVGIIDTLNRAIKARYLLVYESNNYKYVSDGQSGIVGNEVMYGNFIERDLNASDQKILHAIQQVPFDTKIYEGLRILNVPIDSLQGLNSEFYAAGYASRSTATISIVTGINNADNTGTFYHELGHIWDGLYHDEKKYLSIRQKQRLDDSSWGSSLDENFAEDFRLAMSPNKDQMPSLTAFGQPDEEVLSSLREWILDTTENNPKILPFVEIDNEQRFSYLYATNEDSITFSGTAQDDFTMTIITPNGDREEQEVSTKNNHFRAKVSLQQEGVYQIRSAIGSFTIVYLKYGK from the coding sequence GTGAAAAAAACCATTGGTATCATTCTCATATGCTTGTTAATCAGTAATCTCCCGAATACTTCGTTATCTGCAGAGAAGGAACAAATTACTATCGTCTTAGATGGTGAAGCCCTTAAATTAGACGTCAATCCTATTCTAGAAAAGGGATCAATATTAGTGCCAATAAGGGAGATATTTCAACGAATGGGCGCCAGAGTATCTTTTGATCCAAGTACCCAAAAAATTGTGATTGAACAATCGGATAGCAAAATAGAATTGTGGATTGGCAATAACAATGCTTATGTAAATCAAAAACTATTTAACCTTGATGTACCTCCTTCTATCGTAAATGGAAGAACCCTTGTTCCTCTTCGATTTATTATTGAATGTCTAGGTTATCATATTGAATGGAATCAAACCAATAAAACAGTAAACATTTCAACGAATGGTTCACTGACTCAAGCCCTTAATTCAGCACAAGCCGTAAATTCTGTTCCTTCCAATGTACTGCTCTCTATCATTCATCAAAAACCAAATCCTTATTGGACGTGGACAAAAGTTGACCAAGACTACCTGCAAAACTTTGGAACGAATTTAACAGAGAATCAAAAGGATATCCTTCTTAAGGAAATGCTTGTCATTCAAGACGAGGTGGAAAAATGGGAAACTCACTATACGAAAGTAAAAGGAATGAAATTTTACCCTTCGTATACGGTAGGTATCATTGATACATTGAATCGGGCAATAAAGGCAAGATATCTCCTTGTATATGAGTCAAATAATTATAAATATGTAAGTGATGGGCAGTCTGGGATCGTTGGAAATGAAGTTATGTACGGTAATTTTATTGAAAGAGATTTAAACGCTTCTGACCAAAAAATACTACATGCTATACAACAAGTACCATTTGATACTAAGATCTATGAAGGATTACGAATTTTAAATGTCCCCATAGATTCTTTACAAGGGTTAAATTCAGAGTTTTATGCCGCAGGCTATGCTTCACGTTCTACCGCAACTATTTCCATAGTTACTGGAATAAACAATGCTGATAACACAGGGACTTTTTACCACGAACTAGGACATATCTGGGACGGTTTATATCACGATGAAAAGAAATACCTATCTATCCGTCAAAAACAAAGACTAGATGATTCCAGTTGGGGAAGTAGCCTTGATGAGAATTTTGCTGAAGATTTTCGTTTAGCCATGTCTCCGAATAAAGATCAGATGCCTTCATTAACGGCATTTGGTCAACCTGACGAAGAAGTTTTATCTTCGTTAAGAGAATGGATTTTAGATACAACAGAGAATAATCCAAAAATACTACCTTTTGTCGAAATAGATAATGAACAACGGTTTTCTTATCTTTATGCTACGAATGAGGATTCCATAACCTTTAGTGGAACTGCCCAAGACGATTTTACAATGACGATTATTACACCTAACGGAGATAGAGAGGAACAAGAAGTCTCTACAAAGAACAATCACTTCCGAGCAAAAGTTTCTCTTCAGCAAGAAGGTGTTTATCAAATTCGTTCTGCAATAGGTTCTTTCACAATCGTTTATCTCAAGTACGGCAAGTAG
- a CDS encoding tyrosine-type recombinase/integrase: protein MTAERITVSEGIRLFLRKLSETKSENTVKSYKSDLDIFLRHLNVSWIGDNDGDILVQEITKTDLRDMISNWKNLNTSAPTSINRRIVAVKSFFKFLNGNGYVITDIAEDLSVKRIQKQNLVKWLTRQQVGRLLHVVENQLGNEAKKARDRVVFITLLNCGLRVNELCSLKLEDVNLQSHILTVSSGKGNKYRRLPLGNSTVKTIEHWLNFHPGNSEYLLTTKREPQMTTRAVQHLLKKYGEMAGVEVTPHTLRHTFCKNLADRTGKLEIVSELAGHTSIETTRIYVTPSLRELKDAVEGIEF from the coding sequence ATGACCGCAGAAAGAATAACTGTTTCAGAAGGTATCCGATTATTCTTGAGAAAATTGAGTGAAACGAAGTCTGAGAACACTGTAAAAAGTTACAAAAGTGATCTCGATATTTTTCTTAGGCATTTAAATGTATCATGGATTGGTGATAATGATGGAGACATTTTAGTTCAAGAAATAACAAAAACTGATTTGAGAGATATGATTTCAAACTGGAAAAACCTTAATACATCTGCACCAACTTCTATTAATCGTAGAATAGTTGCAGTTAAATCCTTCTTTAAATTTTTGAATGGAAATGGTTACGTAATAACGGATATTGCAGAGGACTTAAGTGTAAAACGTATTCAAAAACAAAATCTTGTGAAATGGTTAACTAGACAACAAGTAGGTCGCTTGCTCCATGTAGTAGAGAATCAGTTAGGTAATGAGGCGAAGAAAGCGAGAGATAGAGTAGTATTTATTACTCTATTAAATTGTGGTTTACGGGTTAATGAACTGTGTTCATTGAAACTTGAGGATGTAAATTTACAATCGCATATATTAACGGTTTCAAGCGGTAAGGGTAATAAATATAGAAGATTACCATTGGGGAATTCAACAGTAAAGACAATAGAGCATTGGCTGAATTTTCATCCCGGTAATTCAGAATATTTACTGACGACAAAAAGAGAGCCACAAATGACAACAAGAGCAGTTCAACATCTACTGAAAAAATATGGAGAAATGGCAGGAGTTGAAGTAACCCCGCACACATTACGACATACCTTTTGCAAGAACCTAGCGGATCGGACAGGTAAACTTGAGATTGTATCTGAACTAGCAGGGCATACAAGTATAGAAACCACTAGAATTTATGTAACTCCTTCTTTACGAGAACTGAAAGATGCTGTAGAAGGAATTGAGTTCTGA
- a CDS encoding helix-turn-helix transcriptional regulator yields MVSIGKLIKEARKKQNMTQELLAIGICNRSYISQIEKGLVVPSRDVLEKLYNRLNIIEINYEEKINEIVECIDEGDFQKAITYITDIEGVHLSPHLHALRFWAKGEVEKFLHKYTDKAISYYKDDLDLESVDVSTKTRILLSIADSKLFSRELHLAEKYLNEVFKIIKSQNVSGYLKVQLFTLLAILDAKKGDYKTALSYYRQAEQLNRDYSTSYLMDIIYNGIGTIFSLQKQYEEAEYYLMEAIRFGETRKNRDDASIARRYCNLGIVFRLNGKYNCSIEALNSAIKIINSINNKPDIFNSKVELAKTYKCMGRYLETKQLCYEVIEHCPHSETLADAWYIIAEIHKENHDLETAIIYFEKALKLLENWGEYSPFLPRMYKQLGDLYNQVGRYSEAALMYEKGLNLMKPLGL; encoded by the coding sequence ATGGTTAGTATTGGTAAACTAATAAAAGAAGCGCGTAAAAAACAAAATATGACACAAGAGTTACTCGCTATCGGAATATGCAATCGCAGTTATATTAGTCAAATAGAAAAGGGGCTCGTTGTACCTTCTAGGGATGTATTAGAAAAATTATATAACCGACTGAATATAATTGAAATAAATTATGAAGAGAAAATTAATGAGATAGTGGAATGTATCGATGAAGGCGATTTTCAGAAGGCAATAACATATATTACGGACATAGAAGGTGTTCATTTGTCCCCACACCTTCATGCTTTACGGTTCTGGGCCAAAGGAGAGGTTGAGAAATTCCTCCATAAGTATACTGACAAGGCGATTTCATATTATAAGGATGACTTAGATTTAGAATCTGTGGATGTTTCAACAAAAACTCGAATATTATTGTCTATAGCAGACAGCAAGTTGTTCTCACGTGAACTACATCTAGCAGAAAAATATTTAAACGAAGTATTTAAAATAATTAAAAGCCAGAATGTCTCAGGTTATTTAAAAGTACAATTATTTACTTTACTTGCAATACTGGATGCCAAGAAAGGCGATTATAAAACTGCTCTTAGTTATTATCGTCAAGCCGAACAGTTAAACAGAGATTACAGCACAAGTTATCTTATGGATATAATATACAACGGAATAGGGACGATTTTTTCCCTTCAAAAGCAGTATGAAGAGGCAGAATATTATTTAATGGAGGCAATAAGATTTGGAGAAACCCGAAAGAATAGAGACGATGCCTCTATTGCGAGAAGATATTGTAATTTAGGTATAGTATTCCGGCTAAATGGTAAATATAATTGCTCGATTGAGGCATTAAACAGTGCCATAAAAATAATTAACAGCATAAATAATAAACCAGATATCTTTAATAGTAAGGTTGAATTGGCGAAAACATATAAGTGTATGGGAAGATACTTGGAAACAAAACAACTTTGTTACGAGGTAATTGAACATTGCCCTCATTCAGAAACATTAGCAGACGCTTGGTACATAATAGCGGAAATTCACAAGGAAAATCACGATTTGGAAACTGCTATAATATATTTTGAAAAAGCATTAAAACTACTAGAAAACTGGGGCGAGTACTCTCCGTTTCTGCCAAGAATGTATAAACAGTTAGGTGATTTATACAATCAAGTTGGGCGTTATTCAGAAGCAGCACTAATGTATGAAAAAGGATTAAATCTAATGAAACCACTTGGATTATGA